The following are encoded in a window of Candidatus Omnitrophota bacterium genomic DNA:
- a CDS encoding FkbM family methyltransferase, with protein MRFNEARKRFLDRFVPALLSEEEPRTALDVGCGFGYFTRYLAEVGWHVTGLDGRQRNILEAQRRYPDVRFIVENVEEVSAQAIGQFDAVFCLGVLYHLENPFRAVRALYEVTRRYLVIDTIVIPNSQPSLMLFEEGKADNQGLHYTACVPSESALVLMLYKAGFAAVYRPDGCPDHNEYVQRIGRHRMRRILIATKDVASSGRRWGSVTFSMMPQPRGFLAVHATWNTVLGEVTSVFIERKVFALKVFDRLCRALPTAWGLWLCERAARTPVSCRWPGWKLGSAWTVRSPTMLLRRALWRWFSRMRSGDFRLAWYNGLRVLAYPQDEVCRSIFLTRCYEPNEFAWLRRILEPGMTVIDVGAHFGLYTLCAARAVGERGVVIAIEPSQREVERLKRNLDLNSVRNVRVRAEALHNTECEVSLAVAAEGHSGRNTLGEFADEDTWCLRREARQARRLDAVVQEERLSSVDLIKMDVEGAELFVLHGALDTLLRFRPTLMIELSDRSLQHQSATSRQVLEFLEGLGYRIFQFDTRTGALVPCRQERWHEGERIVAVQQRSVEPLV; from the coding sequence GTGCGGTTTAACGAGGCGAGAAAACGTTTCCTGGATCGTTTTGTGCCCGCACTGCTGAGCGAAGAGGAGCCTCGGACAGCACTCGATGTCGGTTGCGGGTTCGGTTATTTTACCCGATACCTCGCCGAGGTCGGATGGCACGTTACCGGGTTGGATGGTCGTCAACGGAACATTCTCGAAGCTCAGCGGCGCTATCCGGATGTGCGGTTTATCGTGGAAAACGTCGAGGAGGTATCGGCGCAAGCGATCGGACAGTTTGATGCGGTGTTCTGCTTGGGGGTCCTCTACCATTTGGAGAATCCATTTCGTGCTGTTCGGGCCTTGTACGAAGTGACACGTCGCTATCTGGTCATCGATACCATCGTGATCCCCAATTCACAACCGAGTCTTATGCTTTTTGAAGAAGGAAAGGCCGACAACCAAGGACTCCACTACACAGCCTGCGTGCCCAGCGAATCTGCCTTAGTGCTGATGTTGTACAAGGCAGGGTTCGCTGCCGTCTATCGTCCTGATGGGTGCCCAGACCACAACGAATACGTTCAGCGGATTGGTCGCCATCGCATGCGTCGCATCCTCATCGCCACAAAGGATGTCGCGAGCTCTGGTCGACGCTGGGGCAGCGTGACGTTCAGTATGATGCCGCAACCGCGCGGATTTCTCGCGGTTCACGCCACGTGGAATACAGTATTGGGGGAGGTCACGTCCGTGTTCATCGAGCGAAAGGTATTTGCGCTGAAGGTGTTCGACCGCCTCTGCCGTGCATTGCCGACCGCATGGGGCTTATGGCTGTGTGAGCGCGCCGCGAGGACTCCGGTCTCCTGTCGATGGCCAGGATGGAAGCTGGGCAGCGCTTGGACAGTTCGCTCGCCAACTATGCTCCTCCGACGAGCGCTCTGGCGATGGTTTTCCCGCATGCGCTCGGGCGATTTCCGTCTCGCTTGGTATAATGGTCTTCGAGTGCTGGCCTATCCCCAAGATGAGGTATGTCGTTCCATCTTCCTCACGCGATGCTACGAACCGAATGAATTTGCGTGGCTGCGCCGCATCCTGGAGCCTGGAATGACGGTGATCGACGTAGGAGCTCATTTTGGTCTCTATACTTTATGTGCCGCCCGGGCCGTCGGGGAGCGCGGCGTCGTCATTGCGATTGAACCAAGTCAGCGTGAGGTTGAACGGTTGAAGCGAAATCTGGACTTGAACAGCGTGCGCAATGTCCGTGTGAGAGCCGAAGCGTTACACAACACTGAATGCGAGGTAAGCCTCGCTGTTGCCGCCGAGGGGCATTCGGGCCGTAACACCTTGGGGGAGTTCGCAGATGAAGATACCTGGTGCCTCAGACGAGAGGCGCGGCAAGCACGACGGTTAGATGCTGTTGTTCAAGAAGAGCGATTGTCGTCCGTTGATCTCATCAAGATGGATGTGGAGGGAGCAGAGCTGTTCGTGCTTCACGGCGCGCTGGACACGCTGCTTCGGTTCCGACCGACGCTCATGATCGAGCTCTCTGATAGGAGCCTGCAGCACCAGAGCGCAACCAGCAGGCAAGTCCTCGAATTCCTTGAGGGGTTGGGGTATCGCATCTTCCAGTTCGACACGAGGACAGGCGCTCTCGTCCCATGCCGGCAGGAACGCTGGCATGAAGGCGAACGCATTGTCGCCGTTCAACAAAGGTCGGTCGAGCCACTGGTATGA
- a CDS encoding SGNH/GDSL hydrolase family protein translates to MKRLRPSVINCCVVLAGALLCVKFLLGQREQVRFANPVSRKYHVSLQASYPGLTDQEIDALLNESWTLPLAIHPDGSFTVAPFHGRFVTVHDAGFREVPDQGRWPIDRNRYLTIFLFGGSTAFNYGLPDDQTMAAFLQCRLNSTPRPKPVRVYNFGVGYFSSTQERQRFDMLVRQGAIPDLAIFLDGLNDFYYARGDFFNTASAHWWERAIRRVRLSRLGAPLRFIEEHVSAAYIAQRSNGGPKNIVDRLIAYAVERQYDDPQLLHRAIQRYLANKTAIEALAARVGTTPMFIWQPVPTYKYNLQLHNPFLRDGFGQHTYSLFGYPVMAQFIKSHPQGNNFVWCADIQSNTTSPLYIDLVHYSAKFSQLVAECIADNLRISEAHTT, encoded by the coding sequence ATGAAACGCCTTCGCCCCTCGGTCATTAATTGCTGCGTTGTGCTTGCGGGAGCGCTCCTCTGCGTGAAATTCCTCCTTGGGCAGAGGGAACAGGTCCGCTTCGCCAATCCGGTTTCGAGGAAATATCACGTCTCGCTTCAGGCCTCGTATCCTGGTCTGACGGACCAAGAGATTGATGCGCTGCTGAATGAGAGTTGGACGCTTCCGCTCGCGATACACCCGGACGGGAGCTTTACCGTCGCCCCGTTTCACGGCCGATTTGTGACCGTCCATGACGCAGGATTTCGCGAAGTTCCCGATCAGGGGCGGTGGCCCATTGACCGAAACCGCTATCTGACGATTTTCCTCTTCGGCGGGTCGACGGCCTTCAATTACGGCCTGCCAGATGACCAAACCATGGCCGCATTTTTGCAGTGTCGCCTGAACAGCACGCCCCGTCCAAAACCGGTGCGCGTCTACAATTTTGGCGTAGGTTACTTCTCCTCAACCCAGGAGCGGCAACGGTTCGACATGCTGGTTCGGCAGGGAGCCATACCGGATCTGGCGATTTTCCTCGATGGCTTGAATGATTTCTATTATGCGCGGGGAGATTTTTTTAACACGGCCTCTGCCCACTGGTGGGAACGGGCGATTCGCCGAGTCAGGTTGTCGCGGTTAGGCGCTCCACTTCGGTTCATTGAAGAGCATGTCTCAGCGGCGTACATCGCCCAGCGGAGCAACGGGGGGCCGAAAAACATCGTTGACCGACTCATCGCCTACGCGGTTGAACGTCAATATGACGATCCCCAGCTATTGCATCGTGCGATTCAGCGATACCTTGCGAACAAGACCGCCATTGAAGCTTTAGCCGCTCGAGTGGGAACAACCCCAATGTTCATCTGGCAGCCGGTACCGACTTACAAATACAACCTTCAACTCCACAACCCTTTCCTCCGTGATGGGTTTGGGCAACATACTTATTCACTGTTTGGATACCCCGTGATGGCTCAATTCATCAAGAGTCATCCTCAAGGAAACAATTTTGTGTGGTGCGCGGATATTCAGAGCAATACGACCAGCCCGCTATACATTGACCTGGTCCACTATTCAGCGAAATTCTCACAGCTCGTTGCCGAATGCATCGCGGACAACCTTCGAATTTCGGAAGCCCATACCACATGA
- a CDS encoding flippase produces the protein MNVAGEAIPLLVSLVAAPLVIAGLGVERFGILSLTWVIIFGYFSLFDFGLGRATTRYVARELERSEEHTVAKLVWTSLLLQGGLGICGGFLLAGLTPWMTTRLLHVRPEFIHQTQHCLFWLSLGVPFVICSAGLRGLLEAKLRFDLVNTVKVPTNCALSLAPVFGIHLGFDLSRIVALQVIITMASTVVLLVLVLGLLPYLKTIMQFDRRVLGQLAGYMGWMTVLMLTASLVTSLERFLIGMRLSMSDVGYYTPPATIITRLMIIPSGIVMVLFPRFSAMTVGDYQQIQRLFHRAFLLLLWGVGPLAILLMVFAKNVLEFWLGVEFASHSSAVLRILALGFFLNALGWVPSIMLQGFGRPDVVAKLFLCELPLYAALGWWLIGVWGIEGAAIAWTLRAGCEAVLQLWLVRKMGVLPVAA, from the coding sequence ATGAACGTGGCAGGAGAGGCAATTCCGCTGCTGGTTTCGCTGGTCGCTGCGCCGTTGGTGATTGCCGGCCTCGGAGTTGAGCGTTTTGGCATCCTCTCGCTCACCTGGGTGATCATCTTCGGCTATTTCAGTCTATTCGATTTTGGGCTCGGGAGAGCGACGACACGCTATGTAGCCAGAGAACTTGAGCGGTCCGAAGAGCACACGGTCGCCAAGCTGGTCTGGACCTCACTTCTGCTGCAGGGGGGGTTGGGGATCTGTGGAGGTTTTTTGCTGGCGGGCCTCACGCCTTGGATGACGACGCGCCTGCTCCATGTCCGTCCAGAGTTCATCCATCAGACGCAACACTGTCTTTTCTGGTTGAGTCTCGGCGTCCCGTTCGTGATCTGTTCAGCAGGCCTGCGCGGGCTGCTTGAGGCGAAACTGCGCTTCGATCTGGTTAATACGGTGAAGGTACCCACGAACTGTGCGCTGTCGCTGGCTCCCGTCTTCGGGATCCACCTGGGCTTTGATCTATCGCGCATCGTCGCACTCCAAGTCATCATCACGATGGCAAGCACGGTGGTTTTGCTGGTCCTAGTACTCGGTCTCTTACCTTACCTGAAAACCATCATGCAATTTGACAGACGCGTGTTGGGACAATTGGCCGGCTACATGGGGTGGATGACGGTCCTTATGCTGACCGCGTCGCTGGTGACCTCTCTTGAACGATTTTTGATTGGGATGAGATTATCGATGAGCGACGTGGGGTACTATACGCCCCCTGCCACTATCATTACGCGACTCATGATTATCCCCAGCGGGATTGTTATGGTGTTATTCCCACGTTTCAGCGCCATGACTGTCGGTGATTACCAGCAGATTCAGAGATTGTTCCACCGGGCGTTCCTGTTGCTCCTGTGGGGGGTCGGCCCTCTGGCGATCCTCTTGATGGTGTTCGCCAAGAACGTGCTCGAGTTCTGGCTGGGTGTGGAATTCGCCAGCCACAGCAGCGCCGTCCTCAGGATTTTAGCGCTGGGATTTTTCTTGAATGCTCTTGGTTGGGTGCCCTCAATTATGCTTCAAGGGTTTGGCCGGCCCGATGTCGTGGCAAAACTGTTCCTCTGCGAGTTGCCCCTCTACGCCGCGCTGGGGTGGTGGTTGATTGGAGTGTGGGGGATTGAAGGGGCGGCGATCGCTTGGACGCTGCGGGCGGGCTGCGAGGCGGTACTGCAGCTATGGCTCGTACGAAAGATGGGAGTATTACCTGTCGCAGCGTGA
- a CDS encoding glycosyltransferase, with the protein MTERPVVSVVVPCLNRAHFLQPTLGSIFQQSYPHIECIVVDGGSTDGTVNLLKSYGNRLRWISEPDRGHADAINKGWQMSRGDIVTWLNADDCWVAPEAVHQAVEYLQAHRDVDVVYGESVWIDEHSKIIRPGYWKPWDLAFALEWCNHCIPQPAAFMRRQIMERVGWLDTSFISKKDHELWLRIGLVGTIHHVPIPWAQERACPGYLAKRGDITAAACVALTEKFFRLPHVPPLLMEKKSRALSAAYLRGAWYAAKDGGHYGLALSSILKGLKLHPGNVRLILHYMRCQITKRLRINPRPC; encoded by the coding sequence ATGACTGAACGGCCGGTAGTTTCTGTTGTGGTCCCATGCTTGAATCGGGCGCACTTTCTTCAGCCAACTCTCGGTAGCATCTTCCAACAATCCTATCCGCACATTGAGTGCATCGTCGTTGATGGAGGGTCGACGGACGGCACGGTCAATCTCTTGAAAAGCTATGGGAATCGCTTACGATGGATTTCTGAACCGGATCGCGGACACGCGGATGCGATCAATAAAGGATGGCAGATGAGCCGCGGGGACATCGTCACCTGGCTGAATGCCGACGATTGCTGGGTTGCCCCGGAGGCGGTCCATCAAGCCGTCGAGTATCTCCAGGCGCATCGAGACGTCGACGTGGTGTACGGAGAATCCGTGTGGATCGACGAACACAGTAAGATCATCAGACCGGGGTACTGGAAACCGTGGGATCTGGCGTTCGCCCTTGAATGGTGCAACCACTGTATCCCACAACCCGCCGCATTCATGCGGCGTCAGATCATGGAGCGCGTGGGATGGCTGGATACCAGTTTCATTTCCAAGAAAGATCATGAGTTGTGGCTGCGTATCGGGTTAGTGGGGACGATTCACCACGTGCCCATACCCTGGGCTCAGGAACGCGCCTGCCCAGGCTATCTAGCGAAGCGTGGTGATATCACGGCCGCGGCCTGTGTTGCGCTGACCGAGAAGTTCTTTCGGTTGCCCCATGTTCCTCCATTGCTGATGGAGAAGAAATCCCGCGCACTGAGCGCCGCCTACTTGCGTGGGGCGTGGTATGCCGCAAAGGATGGCGGGCATTACGGTCTTGCATTGAGTTCTATCCTCAAGGGCCTGAAGCTCCATCCAGGCAACGTCCGGTTGATTTTGCACTACATGCGTTGCCAGATTACAAAGCGATTGCGCATCAATCCAAGACCATGCTGA